One window of the Salminus brasiliensis chromosome 1, fSalBra1.hap2, whole genome shotgun sequence genome contains the following:
- the phactr1 gene encoding phosphatase and actin regulator 1 isoform X1, protein MASRLAARAREEPSSAGMSAEKPRKRRAFSAARARLQQPAAPNNNNTPFMISGQIKHMCSNCSRGEAQGAERLAAMRSDSLVPGTHTPPIRRRSKLATLGRLFKPWKWRKKKSDKFKQTSAVLERKMSTRQSREELIKRGVLKEVNEKEELTVESGHMCVSEMDRLTVISPVSEIQETSETGAETQLSGDLGVCLTGHTPKTAPSTPPVKPVPLPSDGVDMPLAKPAVLKQPPALPPKPYSRIPNHLTDTMGKLSPPLPPKKVMICEPAPSFQLKCPQPMNTHPHTHSLAHTHPLQYATLPLSLHPPSRIIEELNKTLALTVQRLESSVLQAVPSVLMESEEEKENRDTTHQPLPNTHTLTTHATNTHIPSAHMYSPHTCEEEDEDEEEDDDDSLFTSTLALRILRKDSLAIKLSNRPSKRELEDKNILPMMTDQERLESRQQIGTKLTRRLSQRPTAEELEQRNILKPRNEQDELEEKRELKKRLSRKLSQRPTVEELREAKILIRFSDYVEVAEAQDYDRRADKPWTRLTAADKAAIRKELNEFKSTEMEVHESSRHLTRFHRP, encoded by the exons ATGGCGTCTCGGCTGGCAGCTCGAGCTCGAGAGGAGCCATCTTCTGCAGGCATGTCGGCGGAGAAGCCGCGTAAACGGAGAGCCTTCAGCGCGGCGCGAGCGCGGCTGCAGCAGCCTGCGGCTCCcaataacaacaacacaccCTTCATGATTTCCGGACAGATCAAACACATGTGCAGCAACTGCAGCCGAGGGGAGG CACAGGGGGCAGAGCGTCTGGCTGCGATGCGCTCTGATTCACTGGTGCCAGGCACCCACACTCCACCCATTCGGAGGAGAAGTAAGCTGGCGACCCTGGGGCGACTTTTCAAGCCATGGaaatggaggaagaagaagagtgaCAAGTTCAAACAGACATctgcag TCTTGGAAAGAAAGATGTCCACACGGCAGAGCAGAGAGGAGCTGATAAAGAGGGGCGTTCTAAAGGAGGTCAATGAGAAAG AGGAGTTAACAGTGGAAAGTgggcatatgtgtgtgtctgagatgGACAGACTCACTGTTATAAGTCCTGTCTCTGAGATCCAGGAGACCAGTGAGACTGGAGCAG AGACTCAGTTGTCAGGGGATTTAGGGGTATGTCTAACGGGCCACACCCCCAAGACAGCTCCATCCACACCCCCTGTGAAGCCTGTGCCATTGCCAAGTGACGGTGTGGACATGCCGCTCGCCAAACCAGCAGTGCTGAAGCAGCCGCCTGCCTTACCTCCTAAACCTTATAGCAGGATACCCAACCATTTAACAG aCACGATGGGAAAACTCTCTCCACCTCTTCCGCCAAAAAAAGTAATGATCTGTGAGCCGGCACCTTCTTTCCAGCTCAAATGCCCACAGCCCATGAacacacacccgcacacacactcgctcgcaCATACGCACCCTCTGCAGTATGCCACCCTGCCCCTCTCCCTCCATCCCCCTAGCCGCATCATCGAGGAACTCAACAAAACTCTGGCGCTCACTGTGCAGAGACTAGAGAG TTCGGTGCTGCAGGCCGTACCGTCTGTGCTGATGGAGAgtgaagaggagaaggagaaccGTGACACAACACACCAACCTctgcccaacacacacacactcactacacaTGCCACCAACACCCACATACCCAGTGCACACATGTACAGCCCACACACATGTGAAGAGGAGGAcgaggatgaggaagaggacGACGACGACTCTTTGTTTACAA gcaCTCTGGCTCTGAGGATTCTGAGGAAAGACTCATTGGCAATAAAACTGAGTAATCGGCCATCAAAGAGAGAACTGGAGGACAAGAACATTCTGCCCATGATGACCGACCAGGAGAGACTGGAGTCCAGACAGCAAATTGGAACTAAACTTACACG GAGGCTCAGCCAGAGGccaacagcagaggagctagaGCAACGAAATATTCTGAAAC CACGTAATGAGCAAGATGAActtgaggagaagagagagctCAAGAAAAGACTGTCGCGGAAG TTAAGTCAGAGGCCTACGGTTGAGGAGCTGAGGGAGGCGAAGATCCTCATTAGGTTCAGTGATTATGTGGAGGTGGCTGAAGCTCAGGACTATGACAGACGGGCAGATAAACCCTGGACACGCCTCACTGCTGCAGACAAG gCTGCTATAAGGAAAGAGCTCAATGAATTTAAAAGCACAGAGATGGAAGTGCACGAGTCAAGTCGACATCTAACCAG GTTTCACCGACCATAG
- the tbc1d7 gene encoding TBC1 domain family member 7, with amino-acid sequence MAEDPQRNFRSAYYEKVGFRGVEEKKSLEILLKDNPLDVEKLSTFSQRFPLPSMYRIHVWKVLLGILPPHSDSHPLVARYRQEQYVDVSQALLAMRFVHAATPYTELYLRMHQLENQQLPRRSELTQPGEEDEDFLTIARAMEEIADDPVDCYWLIRCFVNQFNHKFGDSIPHLPKSLEHFLSQEDNRLLAHLKTSGSLAMLPYSLWFRRCFAGCLPESSLQRVWDKVISGSCKILVFVALEILLSYKIMLMGMSRPEAIVNFLSNMPQENTDAIVTKAIDLWHKYCGTPMHSV; translated from the exons ATGGCAGAGGATCCTCAGAGAAACTTCAGGTCTGCGTATTATGAGAAGGTGGGCTTCAGGGGTGTGGAAGAGAAGAAATCTCTCGAGATTCTCTTAAAGGACAATCCACTTG ATGTGGAGAAGTTAAGTACTTTCAGTCAGCGGTTTCCATTACCCTCCATGTACCGGATCCATGTCTGGAAAGTCCTACTTG GGATACTGCCTCCACACAGTGATTCTCACCCCTTGGTTGCACGCTACAGACAAGAACAGTATGTGGATGTGAGTCAAGCTCTTCTGGCCATGCGCTTTGTTCATGCAGCAACGCCGTACACTGAGCTCTACCTTCGTATGCATCAGCTGGAGAACCAGCAACTGCCCCGCCGATCAGAGCTCACACAGCCT GGAGAAGAGGATGAAGATTTTTTAACTATTGCCAGGGCGATGGAGGAGATTGCAGATGACCCAGTGGACTGTTACTGGCTGATTAGGTGCTTTGTCAACCAGTTCAACCACAAGTTTGGCGACTCGATACCTCACTTG CCCAAAAGCCTGGAACATTTCCTCTCACAGGAGGACAATCGACTTCTGGCCCACCTCAAAACCTCAGGCAGTCTAGCGATGTTGCCTTACTCCCTTTGGTTCAGACGCTGTTTTGCGGGCTGCCTGCCAGAGTCCAGTCTACAGAG AGTGTGGGACAAAGTGATTAGTGGCTCCTGTAAAATCTTAGTTTTCGTGGCTCTGGAGATTCTGCTGAGCTACAAGATCATGCTTATGGGAATGAGTCGTCCAGAAGCGATAGTGAACTTCCTGAGCAAT ATGCCGCAGGAAAATACAGATGCCATTGTGACCAAAGCCATTGATCTGTGGCACAAGTACTGCGGCACTCCCATGCACTCTGTTTAA
- the gptl gene encoding alanine aminotransferase 1 has product MSAVTKRSLAPSAEEQLQKRADAIRLQVTQGISKPFKKVIDVSSGDIHSTGMKPITFVRQVLAGCLCPDLLDSDTLPHDSQLRARKLLEHCDGGSVGAYAESSGMAYVKSTVAKFISARDGGLSSNPAHIFIASGSLRAITVVLKLLDQGEGAHRTGVMIPLPFPYTLPRVLERVGSVPLPYSLTEEAGWRIEKKELHRAIQASKGHCWPRAIYISNPGNPTGHVQSRESIQEVIEFAAQNNLFLLVDEVNQDTVFGMGSEFVSYKKVLAEMGPPYSHTVQLASVHSLSNGILGECGLRAGYIELVNVDEHVMLFAETLLCGDISTPITGQIALDVMADPPRPGDPSYCLYRQEVESRRNTLRRNMHRSAEFFNSLPGFHCPPVQSGVFIYPHLTLLPTALTHAQGLGVEAGLWYCERLLEEEGVCVGVNECMGKAVTQSCPPGSNWHLRMCVLMPPDALKEVLCRLQAFHCRFLKGF; this is encoded by the exons ATGTCAGCTGTGACAAAGCGCTCCCTTGCCCCTTCAGCAGAGGAACAGTTACAGAAACGAGCAGACGCCATCAGACTGCAAGTCACACAG GGAATCAGCAAACCCTTTAAGAAGGTAATTGATGTCAGTTCTGGTGACATACACTCTACAGGAATGAAGCCAATTACGTTTGTCAGACAG GTCCTGGCAGGATGCCTATGTCCTGATCTGTTGGACAGTGACACACTTCCTCATGATTCCCAGCTGAGGGCCCGAAAGTTGTTGGAACACTGTGATGGAGGGAGTGTTG GTGCCTATGCTGAATCAAGTGGAATGGCTTATGTGAAGAGCACTGTGGCGAAGTTTATTTCTGCACGGGACGGTGGTCTGTCTTCCAATCCAGCACACATCTTCATCGCTTCTGGCTCCCTGAGAGCTATAACA GTAGTTCTAAAGCTGCTGGATCAAGGTGAGGGTGCACATCGAACTGGAGTCATGATTCCTTTGCCATTTCCCTACACCCTGCCTCGTGTGCTGGAGAGGGTGGGCTCTGTGCCTTTGCCTTATAGTCTGACGGAGGAGGCAGGGTGGAGGATAGAGAAGAAGGAGCTTCACAGAGCTATACAGGCCTCTAAAGGCCACTGCTGGCCACGAGCTATTTACATCAGTAACCCAGGCAACCCTACAG GTCATGTCCAGAGCAGAGAGTCCATTCAGGAAGTGATTGAGTTTGCTGCACAGAACAATCTGTTTTTATTGGTTGATGAG GTAAACCAGGACACTGTTTTTGGGATGGGCAGTGAGTTTGTGTCCTATAAGAAGGTCCTAGCTGAGATGGGTCCTCCTTACTCTCACACTGTGCAACTGGCCTCTGTCCACTCCCTCTCCAACGGTATCCTAGGAGA GTGTGGTCTAAGGGCTGGCTATATAGAGCTGGTCAATGTTGATGAACATGTGATGTTATTTGCTGAGACATTGCTCTGTGGGGACATAAGCACGCCTATTACTGGTCAGATTGCCCTCGATGTCATGGCTGACCCACCAAGACCTGGAGATCCATCATACTGTTTATACAGACAG gaaGTGGAATCCAGAAGAAACACACTACGGCGTAATATGCACAGAAGTGCAGAGTTTTTTAACAGTCTGCCCGGTTTCCACTGTCCTCCAGTACAGAGCGGAGTTTTTATCTATCCACATCTAACGCTCTTACCCACGGCACTGACCCACGCACAG GGCCTTGGTGTGGAGGCAGGGCTGTGGTACTGTGAAAGGTTGTTAGAggaggaaggtgtgtgtgttggtgtaaaCGAGTGTATGGGGAAAGCAGTGACTCAAAGCTGTCCTCCAGGAAGCAACTGGCATTtaag gatgtgtGTCCTGATGCCACCTGACGCTCTGAAGGAGGTTCTATGCCGTCTGCAAGCTTTTCACTGTCGTTTTCTCAAAGGATTCTAA
- the phactr1 gene encoding phosphatase and actin regulator 1 isoform X2 yields the protein MAEAPEDDVDRRPIRRARSKSDTPYLAETRLSYTLQTAQGAERLAAMRSDSLVPGTHTPPIRRRSKLATLGRLFKPWKWRKKKSDKFKQTSAVLERKMSTRQSREELIKRGVLKEVNEKEELTVESGHMCVSEMDRLTVISPVSEIQETSETGAETQLSGDLGVCLTGHTPKTAPSTPPVKPVPLPSDGVDMPLAKPAVLKQPPALPPKPYSRIPNHLTDTMGKLSPPLPPKKVMICEPAPSFQLKCPQPMNTHPHTHSLAHTHPLQYATLPLSLHPPSRIIEELNKTLALTVQRLESSVLQAVPSVLMESEEEKENRDTTHQPLPNTHTLTTHATNTHIPSAHMYSPHTCEEEDEDEEEDDDDSLFTSTLALRILRKDSLAIKLSNRPSKRELEDKNILPMMTDQERLESRQQIGTKLTRRLSQRPTAEELEQRNILKPRNEQDELEEKRELKKRLSRKLSQRPTVEELREAKILIRFSDYVEVAEAQDYDRRADKPWTRLTAADKAAIRKELNEFKSTEMEVHESSRHLTRFHRP from the exons ATGGCGGAGGCTCCGGAGGACGATGTGGACCGGCGGCCCATCCGGAGAGCGCGCTCCAAGAGCGACACCCCCTACCTCGCCGAGACCAGGCTGTCATACACGCTACAGACAG CACAGGGGGCAGAGCGTCTGGCTGCGATGCGCTCTGATTCACTGGTGCCAGGCACCCACACTCCACCCATTCGGAGGAGAAGTAAGCTGGCGACCCTGGGGCGACTTTTCAAGCCATGGaaatggaggaagaagaagagtgaCAAGTTCAAACAGACATctgcag TCTTGGAAAGAAAGATGTCCACACGGCAGAGCAGAGAGGAGCTGATAAAGAGGGGCGTTCTAAAGGAGGTCAATGAGAAAG AGGAGTTAACAGTGGAAAGTgggcatatgtgtgtgtctgagatgGACAGACTCACTGTTATAAGTCCTGTCTCTGAGATCCAGGAGACCAGTGAGACTGGAGCAG AGACTCAGTTGTCAGGGGATTTAGGGGTATGTCTAACGGGCCACACCCCCAAGACAGCTCCATCCACACCCCCTGTGAAGCCTGTGCCATTGCCAAGTGACGGTGTGGACATGCCGCTCGCCAAACCAGCAGTGCTGAAGCAGCCGCCTGCCTTACCTCCTAAACCTTATAGCAGGATACCCAACCATTTAACAG aCACGATGGGAAAACTCTCTCCACCTCTTCCGCCAAAAAAAGTAATGATCTGTGAGCCGGCACCTTCTTTCCAGCTCAAATGCCCACAGCCCATGAacacacacccgcacacacactcgctcgcaCATACGCACCCTCTGCAGTATGCCACCCTGCCCCTCTCCCTCCATCCCCCTAGCCGCATCATCGAGGAACTCAACAAAACTCTGGCGCTCACTGTGCAGAGACTAGAGAG TTCGGTGCTGCAGGCCGTACCGTCTGTGCTGATGGAGAgtgaagaggagaaggagaaccGTGACACAACACACCAACCTctgcccaacacacacacactcactacacaTGCCACCAACACCCACATACCCAGTGCACACATGTACAGCCCACACACATGTGAAGAGGAGGAcgaggatgaggaagaggacGACGACGACTCTTTGTTTACAA gcaCTCTGGCTCTGAGGATTCTGAGGAAAGACTCATTGGCAATAAAACTGAGTAATCGGCCATCAAAGAGAGAACTGGAGGACAAGAACATTCTGCCCATGATGACCGACCAGGAGAGACTGGAGTCCAGACAGCAAATTGGAACTAAACTTACACG GAGGCTCAGCCAGAGGccaacagcagaggagctagaGCAACGAAATATTCTGAAAC CACGTAATGAGCAAGATGAActtgaggagaagagagagctCAAGAAAAGACTGTCGCGGAAG TTAAGTCAGAGGCCTACGGTTGAGGAGCTGAGGGAGGCGAAGATCCTCATTAGGTTCAGTGATTATGTGGAGGTGGCTGAAGCTCAGGACTATGACAGACGGGCAGATAAACCCTGGACACGCCTCACTGCTGCAGACAAG gCTGCTATAAGGAAAGAGCTCAATGAATTTAAAAGCACAGAGATGGAAGTGCACGAGTCAAGTCGACATCTAACCAG GTTTCACCGACCATAG